The Sphingopyxis sp. TUF1 genome segment CGCCTCGCTGTGGCGGATGCGGATCGTGCCGATTGCGAGCGTGATGCTCGCCTCCGCGCTGCCGCTGATGCTGCCGCTGATCGCCAATTCGCCGGTGCTGCCACCGCTCGGCCTGCTCTTTTTTCTCTGCTGGCAATTGTTGCGCGCCGAAATGTGGCCGGTGTGGATCGGCCTGCCGCTCGGCCTGTGGGACGATCTGTTCAGCGGCGCGCCGATCGGCACCGCAGTCGGGCTGTGGACGCTGGCCAGCATCGCGATCGCCTATTCGTCGCAGCGCATCTATTGGCGGGGTTTTCTTCACGACTGGGCGATCGCCGCGCTGCTGGTCGCGGTTATTCAGCCGCTTGCCGCGCTCATCACCCATCCGGGGGCCGATGCCGCGCGCGTGCTGGGGCTGGTGGTGCCGCAGGTCGTCATTTCGGTGCTGCTGGTGCCGCTGTTCATGCGCCTGACCGGCATGTTTGACAATTTCCGCCTGAAACGCCGATAGTTCGCTGCCGATGTTCAACAAAAAGCACCCGCCGATCACCGAAGCGTGGAGGGGTCTTACCTTCACCCGCCGCGCGCTCGTCGTCGGCGGCGCGCAGGCGGCGGTGGGCGTCGCGCTGGCGGCGCGCATGACCTATATTTCGGTGGTCGACAACGACCGTTATGTGCTGGAATCCGAAAGCAACCGCGTCAACCTGACGCTGATTCCGCCGCGCCGCGGCTGGATCGTCGACCGCAACGGCAAAGCGCTGGCAAACAATCGCGTCAGCCTGCGCCTCGACATCATTCCGGACCGGCTGCACAAAAAAGATATTGTGCTCGGCCAGCTCCAGACGCTGCTGCAGCTCGACGGCGACACGATGGAGCGCATCAACCGCGACCTCAAGGCCGCGTCGGGGTTCCAGCCGGTCGCGATCAAGGAAGATATGACCGAGGCCGAATATAGCTCGATCCTCGTCCGCCTGCCCGAACTGCCCGGCATCGCGCCGCAGCGCGGCTTTGCGCGCAACTATCCGACCGGCGCCGCCGTCGGCCATCTGATCGGCTATGTCGGCGCGCCCAATGCCGAAGAATATGAAAAGGCCAAGGACCCGCTCTACATCACGCCGGGGTACAAGATCGGCAAGGACGGGCTGGAGAAATATTTCCAGGAGATGCTGAAGGGCAAGCCGGGGGCGCGGCGCGTCGAGGTGACCGCGCGCGGCAAGGTCGTGCGCGACCTCGACACCCAGCCCGATGTGCAAGGCAAGACCGTTCACCTGACGATCGACGCCGATCTGCAGGAATATGTCGCGCGGCGCATGGGGCGCGAATCGGGCGCGGCCGTGGTGATCGACTGCCGCAACGGCGACATATTGGCGTTCGTGTCGATGCCGAGTTTCGATCCCAACAGCTTTTCCGACGGGATCAGCAATTCGGAATATGCCTGGCTGCGCGCCGACGATCATCAGCCGCTGATCAACAAGGCGACGCGCGGGCTGTATCCGCCCGGTTCGACGCTGAAACCGATGGCAGCGATCGCGGCGATCGAACATGGCGTCGATCCGGGCGAGCGCCATACCTGTATAGGCGGCTACCGGCTCGGCAGCCGCTTTTTCCGGTGCCTCGGCACCCACGGCAGCGTCGATATGCCCACCGCGATCGAAAAAAGCTGCAACAGCTATTTCTACTGGCTCGCGCACCGGCTTGGCTATGACGCGATGGCGCCCACCGCGCGGCTGCTCGGTCTGGGCGAGGAGTTTCGACTCGCTGGAAGCAACCAGCGATACGGCACCATACCCGACAGCGCGTGGAAACTGCGCAAATATGACCAGCAATGGACGGCCTCGGACTCGCTGAACGCGGTGATCGGCCAGGGCTATGTCAGCGTCAATCCGCTCCAGCTTGCCGTGATGACCGCGCGCATCGCGTCGGGCCGCCGCCTTTACCCGCGCCTCGTCAACCGGCAGTTCGCG includes the following:
- a CDS encoding rod shape-determining protein MreD, whose product is MNRKGPRLGEPASLWRMRIVPIASVMLASALPLMLPLIANSPVLPPLGLLFFLCWQLLRAEMWPVWIGLPLGLWDDLFSGAPIGTAVGLWTLASIAIAYSSQRIYWRGFLHDWAIAALLVAVIQPLAALITHPGADAARVLGLVVPQVVISVLLVPLFMRLTGMFDNFRLKRR
- the mrdA gene encoding penicillin-binding protein 2 encodes the protein MFNKKHPPITEAWRGLTFTRRALVVGGAQAAVGVALAARMTYISVVDNDRYVLESESNRVNLTLIPPRRGWIVDRNGKALANNRVSLRLDIIPDRLHKKDIVLGQLQTLLQLDGDTMERINRDLKAASGFQPVAIKEDMTEAEYSSILVRLPELPGIAPQRGFARNYPTGAAVGHLIGYVGAPNAEEYEKAKDPLYITPGYKIGKDGLEKYFQEMLKGKPGARRVEVTARGKVVRDLDTQPDVQGKTVHLTIDADLQEYVARRMGRESGAAVVIDCRNGDILAFVSMPSFDPNSFSDGISNSEYAWLRADDHQPLINKATRGLYPPGSTLKPMAAIAAIEHGVDPGERHTCIGGYRLGSRFFRCLGTHGSVDMPTAIEKSCNSYFYWLAHRLGYDAMAPTARLLGLGEEFRLAGSNQRYGTIPDSAWKLRKYDQQWTASDSLNAVIGQGYVSVNPLQLAVMTARIASGRRLYPRLVNRQFANEPLPFSAEALAVARAGMDRVVNAAGTAVRSRLSLDGITMAGKTGTAQVRGLGTGNGKSGTWKFRDHGLFIGFAPVDNPRYATGIVIEHGMGGSRAAAPVARDFMTFLFDREKGMEALDTLEAGWGGTIKERMDRDYAAWKSGASSDPDPGVPQ